A region of Maridesulfovibrio bastinii DSM 16055 DNA encodes the following proteins:
- a CDS encoding OadG family protein, translated as MHQVMFSFDNVINNGGISLALSGMAIVFVALALVSCYIALIPKIAGFCNKIVPPTVHREAPKPASRAVQDNQTEAEIVAAAVAYLQKNKS; from the coding sequence ATGCATCAAGTGATGTTCAGCTTTGACAATGTGATCAATAACGGTGGAATAAGTCTGGCTCTATCTGGAATGGCGATTGTTTTTGTGGCTCTGGCTCTTGTCAGCTGCTATATTGCTCTGATCCCGAAGATTGCCGGATTCTGTAACAAGATAGTTCCGCCCACAGTTCACCGTGAAGCTCCTAAACCTGCCTCCAGGGCGGTTCAGGATAATCAGACAGAGGCCGAAATTGTAGCCGCAGCCGTGGCTTATCTGCAAAAAAATAAGAGCTAA
- a CDS encoding biotin/lipoyl-containing protein, whose translation MDIRKTKGGEVAKKKIRFMCTAFRDGFQSVYGARVKTDDFLPAVAAAREAGVDWFEAGGGARFQALYFYANEDAFDMMDRFRETAGPDADLQTLARGVNVVGLESQSSDVIKAHADLFAKHGMTTIRNFDALNDVNNLIYSGQCIKDAGLKHQVVVTMMELPPGCSGAHDAAFYEDTLRKILDADIPFDSVCFKDASGTSTPAKVHETIKRARKMLPEDVMLNFHTHETAGIGGLCYMAAIEAGADAIDLSMAPTSGGTCQTDVVTMWHILRGTDYTLDVDIDKIIKAEDVFRDCMKEYFLPPEATKVDPVIPFSPMPGGALTANTQMLRDNGLMDRYPEIIRAMSEVVRKGGFGTSVTPVSQFYFQQAFNNVMFGPWKKFAEGYGKMVLGYFGKTPVAPDPEVVQMASEQLNLEPTLKTPLEINDADPSKGLEQARKRLEDEGLPVNDENVFIVATCKDKGITYLKGEARENIRYKKDVEAKQAAQIAGTPQGGTGSGTVNVEVNGKNYTVKVDGGKAELNGKVFNIGAAGDAPASAAPAPAAGVTEPVAAPMPGLIIRIDVAPGDVVEEGQTVLIMEAMKMEMEVKAHKPGTISEILVSAGEQVQQAQTLINMSV comes from the coding sequence ATGGACATTCGCAAGACCAAGGGAGGGGAAGTGGCCAAGAAAAAGATCAGGTTCATGTGCACTGCTTTCCGTGACGGATTTCAATCCGTTTATGGCGCCCGTGTAAAAACAGACGATTTTCTCCCTGCTGTAGCTGCAGCGAGAGAAGCAGGAGTCGACTGGTTTGAAGCAGGTGGCGGAGCGCGGTTCCAGGCCCTCTACTTTTACGCTAATGAAGATGCCTTCGACATGATGGACAGGTTCCGTGAAACAGCAGGACCTGATGCCGATCTCCAGACCCTCGCCAGAGGTGTCAACGTCGTTGGCCTTGAGTCCCAATCAAGCGACGTTATCAAAGCGCATGCTGATTTGTTCGCCAAACATGGCATGACAACAATCCGCAACTTTGATGCGTTAAACGATGTCAACAACCTGATTTACAGCGGGCAGTGTATTAAAGATGCCGGCTTGAAGCATCAGGTGGTTGTTACCATGATGGAATTGCCTCCGGGCTGTTCCGGTGCTCATGACGCTGCTTTCTACGAAGACACTCTGCGCAAAATTCTTGATGCCGATATTCCTTTTGATTCGGTCTGTTTCAAGGATGCCTCAGGTACTTCAACCCCTGCAAAGGTCCACGAAACCATCAAAAGGGCTCGCAAAATGCTCCCTGAAGATGTCATGCTCAACTTTCATACCCATGAAACAGCAGGCATAGGCGGACTTTGTTACATGGCGGCTATTGAAGCCGGCGCCGATGCTATCGACCTTTCCATGGCTCCCACCTCCGGCGGAACATGCCAGACTGATGTTGTGACAATGTGGCACATTCTTCGCGGCACTGATTACACCCTTGATGTTGATATTGATAAAATCATCAAGGCTGAGGATGTTTTCCGTGACTGTATGAAAGAGTATTTCCTGCCGCCTGAAGCCACCAAGGTTGATCCTGTTATTCCATTCAGCCCTATGCCCGGCGGAGCTCTCACCGCAAACACCCAGATGCTCAGAGACAATGGCCTGATGGACCGCTATCCTGAAATTATCCGGGCGATGAGTGAAGTTGTTCGCAAAGGTGGATTCGGAACATCGGTAACACCTGTTTCTCAGTTCTATTTCCAGCAGGCTTTCAACAACGTGATGTTCGGACCATGGAAAAAGTTTGCTGAAGGATACGGCAAAATGGTTCTCGGTTATTTTGGTAAAACTCCGGTCGCCCCTGATCCGGAAGTTGTCCAAATGGCTTCTGAACAGCTGAACCTTGAGCCTACTTTGAAAACTCCTCTTGAAATCAACGATGCCGATCCCAGCAAGGGTCTTGAGCAGGCTCGTAAACGTCTTGAGGATGAAGGCCTTCCTGTTAATGATGAAAATGTATTTATTGTCGCCACATGCAAAGATAAGGGTATCACCTATCTTAAGGGCGAAGCTCGCGAAAACATCCGTTATAAAAAGGATGTAGAAGCAAAGCAGGCTGCACAGATTGCCGGAACTCCACAGGGAGGAACCGGATCAGGTACTGTAAATGTTGAAGTTAATGGCAAGAACTACACTGTAAAAGTTGACGGCGGCAAAGCCGAACTTAACGGTAAGGTCTTCAACATAGGTGCCGCAGGCGATGCTCCGGCTTCAGCTGCTCCAGCTCCTGCCGCAGGAGTAACAGAGCCTGTAGCCGCTCCTATGCCGGGTCTCATCATCAGAATTGATGTAGCTCCTGGAGACGTAGTGGAAGAAGGACAGACTGTTCTGATTATGGAAGCTATGAAAATGGAAATGGAAGTTAAGGCTCACAAGCCCGGAACTATTTCCGAAATTCTGGTTTCAGCAGGGGAGCAGGTCCAGCAGGCTCAGACTCTCATCAATATGTCCGTTTAG
- a CDS encoding FeoB-associated Cys-rich membrane protein, producing MENIIVLAIIIVAAFFLLRKWFGPGKSSCGCGCSGCSENSSDKCNSAILEDYHSNHPK from the coding sequence ATGGAAAACATAATAGTTCTCGCAATAATTATAGTGGCGGCATTTTTTTTACTCAGAAAATGGTTTGGTCCGGGAAAAAGTTCCTGCGGGTGCGGATGCTCGGGATGCTCAGAAAATTCCAGCGACAAATGCAACTCTGCCATTTTGGAAGATTACCATTCAAATCATCCTAAATAA
- the cbiM gene encoding cobalt transporter CbiM codes for MHISEGVLSLPVISVGFAITAAGTWMGLKKIDSEKLVTVALLSSVFFVASLIHIPIGPSSAHLIMSGLLGLMLGWAAFPAILTGLLLQAVLFQYGGLTSIGVNTADMALPAVIFYFLFKGLVSRGGKYMSIGTFLCGALSIAGSSIMTAAALSFSDDSFIEAAQAIIYAHIPIMLAEGLICMFAYGFIHKVRPEMLVPESVS; via the coding sequence ATGCATATTTCTGAAGGAGTCCTTTCTCTGCCTGTTATCTCAGTAGGCTTCGCAATTACTGCTGCAGGAACATGGATGGGACTAAAAAAAATCGATTCCGAGAAACTGGTGACAGTAGCCCTGCTTTCATCAGTTTTCTTTGTGGCTTCACTTATTCATATCCCCATTGGACCATCAAGCGCGCATCTCATAATGAGCGGACTGCTGGGGCTTATGCTTGGCTGGGCTGCATTCCCGGCTATACTGACAGGACTTCTGCTTCAGGCTGTCCTTTTTCAGTACGGCGGTCTGACCTCCATAGGGGTCAACACAGCCGATATGGCTCTACCTGCGGTAATTTTCTATTTTCTCTTTAAAGGTCTTGTCAGCAGGGGCGGAAAGTACATGAGCATAGGAACATTTCTGTGTGGAGCACTCTCCATTGCAGGCTCTTCAATAATGACGGCTGCGGCCTTATCTTTTTCTGATGACAGCTTTATCGAAGCGGCACAGGCTATTATCTATGCCCACATCCCGATCATGCTGGCCGAAGGATTGATCTGCATGTTCGCATACGGATTCATCCATAAAGTCCGCCCGGAAATGCTTGTTCCCGAAAGCGTATCCTGA
- a CDS encoding MATE family efflux transporter: MFSKWSAPFGYKDVLKISLPLAASMASTTIMQFTDRIFLGNYSVEAIAAVLPAGILSFLFISFFMGVSSYVNVFIAQYTGSGRYSKVGSSLWQGIYFSLIAWFIMFLLAFAADPLFAMADHPKEIQDLEKVYYTILMFGAGLPVFDSTLSGFYSGRGLTRTVMVVNFIGALVNIPLDYVLINGLWGFPEMGIKGAAIATVTASAVIVGLYLKLIFSDENEKMYSVRSAWKPDLELFRRFVRYGLTNGVQFFVDIFAVTYFVYVLGRLGKIVLAASNIVLSIDGLSFFPAYGISIGVSSLVGQALGQNRPEMARRATICAFHITLVWMLLMGIIYVCFPDTLIGFFRPNDVSDSEFGAVLEHGRIYMVFMACYVLMDGIVLTFAGALKGAGDVFYVLKAVTVGGLLALVLPCHLGANYLDFNSTELWAVFTAYIFVLGIFFVLRFRGGKWESMRVID; encoded by the coding sequence ATGTTCAGTAAATGGAGCGCACCCTTTGGATATAAAGACGTTCTCAAGATAAGCCTTCCGCTGGCCGCAAGCATGGCTTCTACAACCATTATGCAGTTCACAGACAGAATTTTTCTGGGAAATTATTCTGTTGAAGCCATTGCAGCGGTCCTTCCGGCCGGTATTTTATCCTTTTTATTTATATCTTTTTTTATGGGGGTCTCAAGCTATGTCAACGTCTTCATAGCCCAGTACACCGGTTCTGGAAGATATAGTAAGGTCGGCTCAAGTCTCTGGCAGGGAATTTATTTCTCACTTATTGCCTGGTTCATTATGTTTCTATTAGCATTTGCCGCCGATCCACTGTTTGCCATGGCTGATCATCCTAAGGAAATTCAGGATCTTGAAAAGGTTTACTATACCATACTTATGTTTGGTGCGGGGTTGCCTGTTTTTGATTCCACTCTCTCCGGTTTTTACTCCGGAAGAGGTTTGACCAGAACAGTTATGGTGGTGAATTTTATTGGCGCATTGGTTAATATCCCGCTCGATTACGTTCTTATCAACGGATTGTGGGGTTTTCCCGAAATGGGCATAAAAGGTGCGGCAATAGCAACTGTGACTGCGTCCGCAGTAATCGTCGGCCTTTACCTGAAGCTGATTTTTTCTGATGAAAATGAAAAAATGTATAGTGTCAGATCAGCGTGGAAACCTGATCTGGAGCTTTTTCGGCGTTTTGTCAGATACGGTCTGACCAACGGTGTTCAGTTCTTCGTGGATATTTTTGCAGTTACATATTTTGTATATGTATTGGGAAGACTAGGTAAAATTGTTCTCGCTGCAAGCAATATTGTTTTATCCATAGACGGCCTTTCATTTTTCCCAGCTTATGGAATTTCTATTGGAGTCAGTTCTCTGGTGGGACAGGCTCTTGGGCAGAACAGACCTGAAATGGCCAGAAGGGCGACTATATGTGCATTCCACATTACTCTGGTGTGGATGCTGCTGATGGGAATTATATATGTTTGTTTCCCGGATACGCTCATCGGTTTCTTTCGTCCCAATGATGTTTCTGATTCAGAATTTGGTGCCGTCCTTGAGCATGGCAGAATATATATGGTTTTTATGGCCTGCTATGTATTGATGGATGGTATCGTGCTCACTTTTGCCGGAGCCTTGAAAGGAGCCGGAGATGTTTTTTATGTCCTTAAAGCCGTTACCGTTGGTGGATTGCTGGCTTTAGTTCTGCCCTGCCATCTTGGTGCTAACTATTTGGATTTTAACTCCACAGAATTGTGGGCGGTTTTTACAGCTTATATTTTTGTTCTGGGAATCTTCTTTGTGCTTCGGTTCAGAGGAGGGAAGTGGGAAAGTATGAGAGTTATAGATTAA
- a CDS encoding HU family DNA-binding protein, with protein MSKTVLVKKIREKLDMSAKDAGAALDAVLDSIEEGLKNGETITLTGFGTFKTVERSARTGRNPQTGQTIQIPASRGVKFSPGKFLKDAVK; from the coding sequence ATGAGTAAAACTGTTCTTGTTAAGAAAATCCGGGAAAAGCTTGATATGAGCGCTAAAGATGCCGGTGCTGCACTTGATGCTGTGTTGGATTCAATTGAAGAAGGTCTTAAGAATGGTGAAACCATCACTCTTACAGGCTTTGGAACATTCAAGACTGTAGAACGTTCCGCCCGCACAGGTCGTAATCCTCAGACCGGTCAGACCATTCAGATTCCTGCTTCACGCGGAGTTAAATTCTCTCCCGGAAAGTTCCTCAAGGACGCTGTAAAATAG
- a CDS encoding sensor histidine kinase, which translates to MKGPKGSEPYYKALYRNIILTIIIVSIVPSLLAFGMMAYQFNASYKKKTVAYLQEMVARHGQTIDTFLNERLANIRSLASSADRDLLTDDSYIAAQLNILREGYGKIFVDLGVIDSSGIQTAYSGPFRLERANYKDREWFVKAMKSKFYISDVFLGLREQPHFIISVRVAIHGKPYIIRSTIDFKAFNKVVANIRSGRTGAAFIINNAGNLQTSDEALNKNTKIRLSGAASVFFNTGISHSGVSTLTNEGYIYTIAPLKDSQWLLVYMQQEGEAFRELYRTDFMLFTLMALGCLAIVVMALLLSRRTIKHIKKADHEKEIMNSQVIEAGKLASVGELAAGIAHEINNPVAIMIEEAGWIEDILEDYDTDIKDLDEMRQALSQIKTQGRRCREITHKILSFARKTDDALKVTDINDLITQVISVIKQRSRLSNIEILTRLSSTLPKVTVSPSETQQVLLNLINNALDAMEKNGGTLSITTEKIKENLSIEVSDTGEGIPEDIKNKIFDPFFTTKQVGRGTGLGLSICYGIIKKYGGEIRVSSTLGYGTTFQVNIPLTQDSLQSR; encoded by the coding sequence ATGAAAGGTCCAAAAGGAAGCGAACCTTATTACAAGGCCCTATACCGTAACATAATATTAACAATCATAATTGTGTCGATTGTTCCTTCACTGCTGGCATTCGGCATGATGGCTTACCAGTTTAATGCTTCCTACAAAAAAAAGACTGTTGCCTATCTGCAGGAAATGGTCGCCCGCCACGGCCAGACTATCGACACTTTTCTGAATGAACGTCTGGCAAATATCCGCTCACTTGCTTCCAGTGCAGACCGGGACCTCCTGACCGACGATTCTTATATAGCCGCGCAACTCAATATTCTCCGTGAGGGATACGGTAAAATTTTCGTAGACCTCGGCGTCATCGACAGTTCCGGAATCCAGACAGCCTACTCAGGACCTTTTAGGCTAGAGCGGGCGAATTACAAGGATAGAGAGTGGTTTGTCAAGGCCATGAAGAGCAAATTTTATATAAGTGACGTTTTTCTAGGTCTCAGGGAGCAGCCGCACTTTATAATTTCCGTTCGGGTCGCCATTCACGGCAAGCCGTACATCATCCGCTCAACCATTGATTTTAAAGCCTTTAACAAGGTTGTAGCAAACATTCGGAGTGGACGTACCGGCGCGGCTTTCATCATAAACAACGCTGGAAATCTTCAGACCAGTGATGAAGCTCTGAACAAGAACACAAAAATCAGATTGTCCGGTGCAGCTTCAGTATTTTTCAATACGGGCATCTCACATTCCGGTGTCAGCACTCTTACCAACGAAGGCTACATCTATACAATCGCCCCCCTCAAAGATTCCCAGTGGCTCCTTGTCTATATGCAGCAGGAAGGCGAAGCGTTCCGCGAGCTCTACCGTACCGACTTCATGCTCTTCACGCTCATGGCCCTTGGATGTCTGGCAATCGTAGTCATGGCTCTGCTTCTTTCGCGCAGAACCATCAAACACATCAAAAAGGCCGATCACGAAAAAGAGATCATGAACTCTCAGGTTATAGAAGCGGGAAAACTCGCTTCAGTTGGTGAACTTGCTGCGGGCATAGCACATGAAATCAATAATCCGGTCGCCATTATGATTGAAGAGGCCGGATGGATAGAAGATATCCTTGAAGATTACGATACCGATATCAAAGACCTTGATGAAATGCGTCAGGCATTATCACAGATAAAGACTCAGGGCCGCCGCTGCCGTGAAATAACCCATAAGATTCTGAGCTTTGCCAGAAAAACTGATGACGCCCTGAAGGTTACGGACATCAATGACCTTATAACGCAGGTTATATCTGTCATTAAACAGCGCTCGCGCCTCAGCAACATTGAGATACTGACCAGACTTTCCTCAACTCTACCCAAAGTGACTGTTTCCCCTTCGGAAACTCAGCAGGTGCTGCTTAATCTCATCAATAATGCCCTTGATGCCATGGAAAAAAATGGCGGCACACTCTCTATTACCACCGAAAAAATCAAAGAAAATCTTTCAATCGAGGTTTCCGACACCGGAGAAGGAATCCCCGAAGATATCAAAAATAAAATTTTTGATCCTTTCTTCACCACAAAGCAGGTCGGCAGGGGAACCGGGCTGGGGCTCTCCATCTGCTACGGGATCATAAAAAAATATGGTGGAGAAATAAGGGTTTCCAGCACTCTGGGATATGGAACCACATTTCAGGTGAACATCCCTCTTACTCAGGATTCCCTGCAAAGCAGATGA
- a CDS encoding response regulator, with product MTILQNANVLLVDDEIHFVEAIARRLSKRGLKIHEAHSGVEALEVLREVPEMDVVVLDVKMPGLDGLETLKAIKSEYPVLEVVMLTGHATVESAIDGMKLGAFDYLMKPCEIEILMEKISQAKARHDDQMERITQARLRDITRTKV from the coding sequence ATGACCATACTGCAAAACGCAAATGTGCTGCTGGTTGATGATGAAATACATTTCGTCGAGGCCATAGCCCGGAGACTTTCCAAAAGGGGTCTTAAAATTCATGAGGCCCATTCAGGTGTCGAAGCACTGGAGGTTCTGCGTGAAGTTCCGGAAATGGATGTGGTTGTGCTTGACGTGAAAATGCCCGGTCTGGACGGCCTGGAAACACTCAAAGCAATCAAGTCTGAATACCCTGTGCTGGAAGTAGTCATGCTCACCGGGCATGCAACTGTTGAAAGCGCCATAGATGGAATGAAACTCGGGGCCTTCGATTACCTGATGAAACCATGTGAAATTGAAATCCTGATGGAAAAAATCAGTCAGGCCAAGGCCCGGCATGATGACCAGATGGAAAGAATAACTCAGGCCAGACTCCGGGACATAACCCGGACGAAGGTCTGA
- a CDS encoding response regulator, with product MINVLLVDDEIAFVDVLCRRLSRRDMRILRAHSAEEAMPILENDKVDVVVLDVKMPVTDGLTALKIIRNNFPEVEVIMLTGHCDLEDAVGGMENGAFDYLLKPVSLDELVLKIIDANTRKLLRQKNKNSGQ from the coding sequence ATGATCAACGTTTTATTGGTTGATGACGAGATAGCGTTTGTAGACGTTTTATGCAGAAGACTCTCGCGAAGGGATATGCGGATTCTCAGAGCACACAGTGCGGAAGAGGCCATGCCTATCCTTGAGAACGACAAAGTGGACGTAGTTGTTCTCGATGTAAAGATGCCTGTGACCGACGGACTCACCGCTTTAAAGATCATCCGGAATAATTTCCCTGAAGTGGAAGTTATCATGCTCACCGGACATTGTGATCTTGAAGATGCCGTAGGCGGAATGGAAAACGGAGCATTCGACTACCTGCTGAAACCAGTGAGTCTTGATGAGCTGGTGCTTAAAATAATTGATGCGAATACCAGAAAACTACTTAGGCAGAAAAACAAAAATTCCGGGCAGTAA
- a CDS encoding sulfite exporter TauE/SafE family protein → MTIFRKAYRMLVAASVAHAKWDMEVSHNILSSRKRLIILGICILPIILFSVAIAASDPELPAILGGKKAYSPAFYTPVIFAVSILIGLCAGLVTGCIGAGGGFIITPALMSAGIKGILAVGTDLFHIFAKAIMGTVIHKKLGNVSVGLAIAFLIGSGLGVTGGGVINRALYEANPVLSDTFISVVYVVLLGFLGTYALIDFLRLRKNDAGGDAHGGAPGQSGGLPAKLQRANIPPMIGFDEDLVPGGKKISGLFVAMCGGVVGFAAAIMGVGGGFLTFPMFVYILGVSSFTTVGTDILQIIFTAGYASISQYAIYGFIFYTLAMGMLIGSLFGIQVGALTTKVVKGIYIRGFYATAILAGFVNRIFALPGKLMEMEILNIDPGLAGILTQIGNWLFFIVIGIFAVWVIAKFTSNIKTFRSEA, encoded by the coding sequence ATGACGATATTTAGAAAGGCATATAGAATGCTGGTTGCGGCATCCGTTGCCCATGCCAAATGGGACATGGAAGTTTCACACAACATTCTGTCTTCTCGGAAAAGGCTTATTATTCTCGGAATTTGTATTTTACCGATAATCCTATTTTCCGTGGCTATAGCGGCATCTGATCCGGAACTTCCGGCAATACTCGGTGGGAAAAAAGCATACAGTCCGGCTTTCTACACACCGGTTATCTTTGCGGTATCAATTCTTATCGGTCTCTGCGCCGGACTTGTAACCGGCTGTATCGGTGCCGGAGGCGGATTTATTATTACCCCGGCCCTTATGAGTGCAGGAATTAAAGGTATTCTGGCTGTAGGTACAGACCTTTTCCATATTTTTGCAAAAGCCATAATGGGAACAGTAATTCACAAAAAACTCGGAAACGTATCAGTAGGGCTGGCAATCGCCTTTCTGATCGGCTCCGGTCTAGGCGTAACCGGCGGTGGTGTCATAAACAGGGCCTTATACGAAGCCAACCCTGTTCTCTCTGATACATTCATCAGCGTTGTTTATGTAGTCCTTCTGGGATTCCTCGGCACATACGCCCTTATTGACTTTCTGCGTCTGCGTAAAAACGATGCCGGCGGTGATGCCCACGGTGGAGCTCCCGGACAGAGCGGCGGGCTTCCTGCAAAACTGCAGAGGGCTAATATTCCCCCGATGATCGGTTTTGACGAAGATCTGGTTCCCGGCGGAAAGAAAATATCCGGCCTTTTCGTAGCAATGTGCGGAGGCGTGGTAGGCTTCGCAGCTGCGATTATGGGTGTTGGCGGAGGATTCCTCACATTCCCCATGTTCGTCTACATTCTCGGCGTATCCTCATTCACAACTGTCGGTACTGATATCCTTCAGATTATCTTCACCGCCGGTTACGCTTCAATCTCACAGTATGCTATCTACGGTTTCATTTTCTATACTCTGGCAATGGGCATGCTGATCGGTTCTCTCTTCGGCATTCAGGTCGGAGCACTGACCACCAAGGTTGTTAAAGGAATCTATATTCGCGGCTTTTATGCCACTGCAATTCTGGCTGGATTTGTAAACCGTATCTTCGCTCTCCCCGGAAAGCTTATGGAGATGGAAATACTCAACATTGATCCGGGTCTTGCCGGAATACTGACCCAGATAGGCAACTGGCTCTTCTTTATAGTCATCGGAATATTCGCAGTCTGGGTTATCGCCAAGTTTACCAGCAATATCAAAACCTTCAGATCGGAGGCCTAA